From one Streptomyces sp. NBC_01478 genomic stretch:
- a CDS encoding NUDIX hydrolase: MEPGDKRLAAAVVMDDDGRVLLVRRSASERFLPCVWGVPCGKLEPGELPEDGALRELKEETGLLGEIVRKIGESSFVSEYRGHETKNWQDNFLVRPLSRDITLPEPDQAYRWLPPAELASAGIDIDAYNLDVVRQALTNF, from the coding sequence ATGGAACCCGGCGACAAGCGACTGGCGGCCGCCGTCGTGATGGACGACGACGGGCGCGTACTTCTGGTGCGCCGCAGCGCATCCGAGCGGTTCCTGCCGTGTGTGTGGGGCGTTCCGTGCGGAAAGCTGGAGCCGGGCGAGCTGCCCGAGGACGGCGCGCTGCGGGAGCTGAAGGAAGAGACCGGGCTGCTCGGCGAGATCGTCCGCAAGATCGGCGAGTCGTCCTTCGTGAGCGAGTACCGAGGCCACGAGACCAAGAACTGGCAGGACAACTTCCTGGTCAGGCCGCTGTCCCGGGACATCACCCTCCCCGAGCCCGACCAGGCGTACCGCTGGCTCCCGCCGGCCGAGCTCGCCAGTGCCGGCATCGACATCGACGCGTACAACCTGGACGTCGTACGCCAGGCCCTCACGAACTTCTGA